From a single Aquarana catesbeiana isolate 2022-GZ linkage group LG09, ASM4218655v1, whole genome shotgun sequence genomic region:
- the LOC141107192 gene encoding olfactory receptor 6C74-like — protein sequence MYTSPSNHTTFIFFIITGISDIEELQNPIFILVLFIYVLTLGGNMTILLLVCFDRHLHTPMYFFLANLSISDMSSSTITLHKSLVIHITGNKIISYSSCLAQMYMFASLTGHELFILTAMSYDRYVAICNPLRYHTIMSNKTCVLLAMCCWVLGFVVVIPPTITVSGFICYTYNKINHFFCEMASLTMLTCSDTSVLELLNLTEGLIVSTLLPFLLTFIPYIFIISTILRISSSTGRRKAFYTCSSHLTVVVLLYVILTCQYIVPTTSTDSKKFFSLFNTVAVPMLNPLIYSLKNKDVMSALRRCVRWCRVKYGKTHELRRNI from the coding sequence ATGTACACAAGTCCTTCAAATCACACCACCTTCATCTTCTTCATTATAACGGGAATTTCAGACATTGAAGAGTTGCAGAATCCGATCTTCATTCTCGTTTTGTTTATTTATGTCCTCACCCTTGGTGGTAACATGACCATTTTGCTCTTGGTCTGCTTTGATCGTCATCTCCACACACCAATGTACTTTTTCTTGGCCAACTTGTCTATTTCAGACATGTCCTCCTCCACCATCACATTGCATAAGAGTCTTGTTATCCATATTACAGGAAACAAAATAATTTCTTATTCTAGTTGCTTGGCTCAAATGTATATGTTTGCATCACTAACAGGACATGAACTTTTTATACTGACAGCTATGAGCTATGATCGTTATGTGGCAATCTGCAACCCATTGCGTTATCACACTATCATGAGCAATAAAACCTGTGTTCTGCTGGCAATGTGCTGTTGGGTGTTGGGTTTTGTAGTGGTCATTCCACCAACTATCACTGTTTCAGGATTTATATGCTATACCTACAACAAAATCAACCATTTCTTTTGTGAGATGGCGTCACTTACAATGCTAACTTGCAGTGACACTTCCGTTCTGGAACTTCTGAACCTCACCGAAGGACTAATTGTCTCAACACTCCTACCTTTCCTCCTGACTTTTATCCCCTACATATTCATTATATCTACCATATTAAGAATTTCATCCAGTACTGGTAGGCGTAAAGCCTTCTACACATGTTCCTCCCATCTCACTGTCGTTGTACTTCTCTACGTGATTCTAACTTGTCAGTATATCGTACCAACAACTTCTACAGACTCAAAAAAGTTTTTCTCGCTCTTTAACACAGTTGCAGTCCCAATGCTGAATCCATTGATCTACAGTTTAAAGAATAAAGATGTGATGTCAGCTCTTCGAAGATGTGTCAGATGGTGTAGGGTCAAGTATGGCAAAACACATGAGCTAAGAAGAAATATTTAG